One Desulfuromonadales bacterium genomic window, TCCCGGTCGGCCTCCTTGCTCTTGAGGGTTTCGCGCTTGTCGTGCAGCTTTTTCCCCCGGCCGATGCCGATTTCGAGTTTGACCCGGCTCTCCTTGAAGTAGATCTTCGTCGGCACCAGGGAAAACCCCTTCTCCTCCACCTTGCGCGTCAGCTTGACGATCTCTTCGCGGTGCAGGAGCAGCTTGCGCATCCGGGTCGGATCGGGGTTCTCCCGGCCGCCCATCTCATAGGGGCTGATGTGCATGTTGTTGACGAAGATCTCGCCGTCCTTGATCCGGCAGAACGCCTCCTTGAGATTGACCTTGCCGAGCCGCATGGATTTGACCTCGGTCCCGGTGAGCACCATCCCCGCTTCCACCACCTCGTCGATAAAATAGTCGTGATACGCCTTTTTGTTGGTGGCGATGATCTTAATGCCCATGCTTGAGGTCTTCCTGGAGGGCTTCATCCGCCGACAGAATCTCGGCGATGCGCGGCATGAAGGCCTCCTTCGGAATGGCCCGGCTGCCAATGCGGATGATGAAGAAGGAGCCGGCCAGAAAGGCGGTGCCGATCAGGGCCGCCAGCAGGTTGGGGTCCGGGCCGCCGGCCATCCGGGTACCGACGGCATGGCCGGCCAGGGCGCCGATGATCAACGCGACGAGCGGGACGATATAGAGCAGGAAGGAGGACTGCAGGAAAGATTTGGAACTGGTGACCAGCCGAACCTTGTCCCCCACTGCGGCACCGATGAGGTTATGGGCCTCGACCAGCATCGAACGGTTGTCGTCGCCGACCTGGCAATTCTGCATGGAAGCGCAGTTCTGGCAGAAACTGCTCTTCTGGCAGAGAACCACCGCTACCATTTTCCCCTTCAGCTCGACAACACTGCCATATTCTTCAAGCATGAGTCACCTCATCTGTTCCTTTTTATCCGCAAAGTCCTGGACCCAAAGATGCCGACGGCTCAGCTGCGTTCGGCGCGGAAGGGGATTATAGAGACTCGTCAGCCTTTTTGCAACACATCACGACCGTCGAGGTAGAGGGCAGCCACCTCGGCGCTGCGCCCCGGGGAGCAGAGAAACTCCGCCAGATCGGCGGCGGGCGGCAGCGACGGCGGGACCAGGACCTGAAAATGGGCTCCCCGGTTCACCTCGAGAACTCCCATCTCGCCGCCGAGGCCGAGCGCCGCAGCACCGTTGCGGGTCGCCATCGTCAGCAGCTGCGGGGGCGACAGGCGTCCTTCGAACCAGTTGCGGGCAAAAGCGATCTCGTCCCACAGGGAAAGGGTATCACAACTGGCGAGGCTGTCGGTCCCCAGGGCCAGCGGCACGCCCTGTTTGAGGTACAGCTCGACCGGGGCCCGCCCCACGCCCAGCCGGGCATTGGAGCGGGGGCAGAGAACGACGCTGGCGCCGGCCCGGGCCAGGCGCCCGGCATCCGCTGCCCTCACCTGCACCCCGTGGATCAGCAGGTTGCCGGCTACGAGCCCGCCCCGTTCGGCCAGGTAGGCCAGCGGCGTACGCCGGGCCGGCGGCGGCAGCATCTCGCGCCACCCGACATAGGGATAAAAGACCTGCGCCAGCGGCCCGTCGGCATCCCGCAGGAAGGCAACCTCATCCGCCGATTCGGCCAGGTGGGTAGCGACGGGGACCCCGCGGCGGCGGGCGAAATCGAAAATTTCTTCCAGGTATTCGGCGGACAGGGTGTACGGCGAGTGGGGGGATATTCCCGGCTCGAGAAAGCCCACCCTCCCCTTGTCGAGCAGCTCGCCGATGGTGCGCAGAAGCTCCCGGTTGCGGGCCGGATCGAGCCCCAGGGTTTCGTAGTAGAGCCGGCCCTTCAGGGGCGCTGGCGCATAGGCCGAGCGGGCCGGAAAACAGGAAAGGATGTCACCGACGGCGCCGGTGCCGGCCGCCAGGGCCAGCCGGATCCCCTCCTGCAGGGAGAGGAGATAGCGGTCCGGCACCATCCGCCGCTTCACCCGGATCACCTGCAGGATCCAGTCGACGAAGGAGCCGGGGGCGGCGGTCTCGCCGACAATCGATTGCCAGCGGGGGTAGTGGGTCAGCTCCAGGTGGGTGTGGGCGTTGGCGAAGGGAGGGAGCAGCACGGCGTCGCCGCAATCGACGAGCTCGGCGTCGGCGCGGCGCAGCGCGGCAAAAGGGCCGACGGCGGTGATGCGCTTGCCTTCGACCAGCAGGGCGCCATCTTCAAGGGGCTCGGCGGCGATCGGAAGCAGGTAGCGGGCACGGTAGAGTTTAGCTTTTGGCATAGGTCCCATAGGACTTATATGACCCACAGGTCCTATAAAAAGCAGCTCGCACCGGCTTGAAAGCCTGCATCGCCCCCGGCACAGAGCGTCTCCGCCTGCTGCAGCAGGGCACGAATCTCCGGTTGTTGCACGATCTCGCACTGCTCGGCAAGAACCGCCGACAGTATTTCATCGGTCGTCAGCGGGTTGGCCAGGACCACCCGCAGCACGGTGATCTCCTGCGATCCATAGGCGGCGGCCCGCAGCCGAGTGCGGGAGACGAAGGTCTTGCCCGCTTCCCGCTGATACTTCTGCAGCAGCTGGTTGACCTGGTCGAGAACGGCGTTGATGCGGCCGCTCTGCGCCGCCGTCGCCCCGGCCAGCTTCTGCTGGACGGCGTGCGGACAGTAGCGGTAGGTCAGGATGTTCAGCTCCGGCTCGCTGGTCAGCTCGAAACCGGCATGCCGGCGGATCATCCCGGCGAAGGTCCGGGCCCGCTCGATCCCGAGGTCGATCAGCAGCTCGTACCCCTTGCGGCCGATGATCGACAGCCCGGCATGCACCAGCAGCGCCTTGCCCGGCCGCGACCCCTCCAGGGTATGGCTGCCGAGGTCCTTGGAGCCGTGGCGCAGGATATAGGCGGCGTGGTGTTCGATGGCGGATAGGGCCGTCGGGTCCTTGAAGACGACCATCCCCGCCCCCATCGGCACGTAGAGCTGCTTGTGCGCATCGATGGTGACCGAGTCGGCCCGGGCGATCCCGTCGAGCAGGTGGCGGTGGCGGTCGGAAAAGAGGGTCGGCCCGCCCCAGGCGGCATCGACGTGGAAATGGCAGCCGAATTCGGCGGCCAGATCGGCCATCGCCTCCAGGGGGTCGACGTTGCCGGTTTCGGTGGTTCCGGCGATGCCGACCAGCGCCAGGGGACGGATGTTCGCGTCCTGCAGGCGGCGGTATTCCCGTTTCAGCAGCCTCAGGTCGATGCGGTTGTTCGCATCGGTATCGACCATCACCAGGTTGTCCCGCCCGATGCCGAGCAGGTCGGCCGCCTTGCCGAAGGAATAGTGCCCCCGCCTGGAGACCAGGACGGCGATCCCCTCGCAACCGAGATGCTTCAGGGCGCGGCCCAGCCCCTCCTGCGCGATGCCGCGGAACGGGCCGTCCGGGGCGAAGAGACGATTGCGCGCCACCCACAACGCGGTCACGTTGGCGATGGTGCCGCCCGAGCAGAACGCCCCCAGGGCGTGCCGGCTGTTGTGGATCCACTGGCTGTAGAAGGCGTCGTCGCGGCGGTAGACCAAGCGGTGGAGCATGGCGAGCACCTGGCGCTCCAGCGGCGTGAAGGCCTTGGAGGTTTCCACCTTGACCAGGTTCTGGTTGAGCGCGGTCATGATCCGCGAGAGCGGCAGCATGAAGTACGGGAGCGCCGAGGTCATATGCCCGATGAAGCCGGGGGCAGCGGTGTGCACCGACTGGGCCACCAGCTTCTCCTTGACGAACTCGGTGTACTCGGAGACGAAGGTCGGCTCTTCCGGGATGGCCGCGGCCGAAAAATCGGCCTCGATCTCTTCGAGGTTGCGTTCGAGGGCGACGATGTGGGTCTGCAGAAACCCGGTGAGATTGTCGGTAATCGCCTGATCGATGGCGCCGAGGGTCGAATCGGGCGCTTCGGGCACCGTGAAGATCCGGTAGAGGTTTTCCAGGTTGGCGCGGGCCGTCTCTCTGCTTTTCGGCATCGTCCTGTCCCTTATTGAAGCAGGCAACCGTTGTCGATCAGTCTGGTCTTGCCGACAAATACCGCCATCAGCAGGACCGAATCGCTATCGACCCGGTCCTGCTCCTGCAGCGTCGACTGGTGACAGATCTGCAGGTAGTCGATCCGTGCAGCCTTCTGCTCTTCGATCATCGAGCGCAGGGCCGCAAGAATTTCGTCGCAGTCACGCACCCCGTCGCGGGCCATCTGCTGCGCCGTCGCCATCGCCCGCGACAGGACCAGGGCCTGCTGCCGCTGGTCGGGCGAGAGATAGACGTTGCGGGAGCTCATCGCCAGTCCATCCGCCTCGCGCACGATCGGCATGCCGACGATCTCGACCGGCAGGTTGAGATCGAGGGTCATCCGCCGGATCACCGCCAGCTGCTGGAAATCTTTGCAGCCGAAGAAAGCCTCGTGCGGCTGGACGATGCCGAAGAGTTTGGCCACCACCGTCGTCACGCCGCGGAAATGCCCGGGACGGCTCCGCCCGCAGAGGGTATCGGTGAGCCCCTCGACGTCGACGTAGGTGGCGTAGCCGGCCGGGTACATCGCCCGCGCCTCGGGAGCGAAGAGCAGATCGGTGCCGGCCGAACGGGCCATTTCCGCGTCGCGGCTCAGGTCGCGGGGATAGGCCTCGAAGTCCTCCCCCTGGCCGAACTGGGTGGGGTTGACGAAGATGGAGAGGACGAGGACGTCCCCGCGCTCACGCCCCTCGCGCAACAGCGACAGATGCCCCTCGTGCAGGTAGCCCATGGTCGGCACGAAGGCGATGCGCTTGCCCTCGCGGCGCAGGTCGAGACAGAGCCGCTGCATCTGTTTGACGTCGGTGATGATTTCCATGAACTAGAAACTGTGCTCCTTGTCGGGAAACTCCGCCCCCTTGACTTCGCGGATGTAGTCGTCTATCCCCTGGCGGATGGTTCCGGAAACATCGGCGAACTTCTTGACGAACTTGGGCGAGTATTTCTCGCACAGGCCGAGGATGTCGTGGATGACCAGCACCTGTCCGTCGCAGTCGACGCCGGCGCCGATGCCGATGGTCGGGATGGCGAGAGCGGCGGTGATCTCCCGGGCCAGCGCGGCGGGAATCCCTTCGAGCACCAGGGCAAAGGCGCCGGCTTCCTCGATGGCCCGGGCATCGGCCAGGATCTGCTGCGCCTGCCTCGCCTCCCTCCCCTGCACCCGGTAGCCGCCCATGCGGTGAATCGACTGCGGGGTCAGCCCGATATGCCCGACCACCGGGATGTCCATGTCGACAATCGCCCGGACGGTGGCGGCGACGTGCGCCCCCCCTTCGAGCTTGACCGCCTGGGCGCCCCCCTCCTTGACCAGCCGCCCGGCATTGTAACGAGCCTCCCGCAGGTCGACCTGGTAGGAAAGAAAGGGCATGTCCGCCACCACCAGCGCCCGCCTGGTGCCGCGCACCACGGCCCGGGTATGGTAAAGCATCTCCTCGACGGTCACGGGCAGGGTGTTGTCGTACCCCGAGAAGACCGTGCCGACCGAGTCGCCGACCAGGATCATGTCGATGCCGGCCTGATCCATCAGCCGGGCGAAAGGGTAATCATAGGCGGTCAGAACGGTGATTTTTTCAGCCGCATCCTTCATCCGCCGGATATCAAGTATCGTCTTCTGCTTGTCCACTAGGCGATCACTCCTGCCGCCCCCGAAAGAGCCGGCGCATAAAAAATGCCTTCCGGACTAAGTCCGAAAGGCATATGAACAGGTCCGGGCAGAGCTCACGGCCTCTCAGCTATCGCCTTCCGTCCCGGTCCTCTGGATCCAGGCGGTATCTTTACTTGTCGGATCGTCAACGGTCTTGCTGGGCTCCGGTACGAGTTCCGGGCCGACCGCCGTCTTTCAAAAAAGCGTTTTAGCGTATACCATGAAGAAACATGCGCTGTCCAGCATTATTGCACGGGGGCCATTTCGGGGCCAATCTGAAAAACGCCTGGCGCTCGGAACTCAGGCCGTAAGCTCGCCCTGCTTGGGGGTGCTGCGCGCCGGCCGGCCGAGAAGTCCGGAAAGGGAAAATATCGAGGCCGGCGGAAGAGACCCCGTAAGCATCATTTCGGCGGCTTCCCGCAGGAGCGGCTTTCGTGCCACCTGCCAGGCCAGGAGGTCGGGGAGTCCGGGCATGTTCAGCCATTTCTGGGCCCGGCGATACCCCTGAAAGGCAGCCCGGTAGCGCTGTTCGACTGTCAGGCCGTAGCGGGCCAGGAATGCTCCGGAAAAATCGCCGCTGCGCAAGGCTTCGCCGGCGATCTGGCCGGCCAGCAGACCCGTTTCCAGCGCCTTGCCCACCCCCTCGCCGGTAAACGGCAGGGTAGTGCCGAGCGCTTCCCCGGCGACCAGCAGACCGGCACGGCTGCTCCGCGCACCGGCCAGGCCGGTGCGCAGCAGGCCGCTGCAGGGGACACCCACCATGTCTTCCAGACTGGCCACCGCCCGGGCCGGGGGGAAGGAGCGGAGAAAATAGTCGAAGAGCCGGTTCAGGTCGGTCTGGGATGGATCGGCGCCGTGCAGGAACAAGCCGCAGCCGATGTTATAGAGTCCGTCGGGAAGCGGGAAAACCCAGCCGTAGCCCGGGAACATCTGGCGATCGTACGAAATGTGCAGGGCGTCCGCGGCTTCTCCCGAAAGGTTGCGAAAATAGGCACGGATGCCGACCGCGGACGGCTCCGCCTGCAGACAGACGCCGAAATCACGGAGAGTGCCGCTGCGGGAGCCGGAAGCCAAAATCACCAGGGGGGCATGAATGGAGAAGAGCGGCTGCCGTTCGCTGCGCACGTTGACACCGATCACCGTCTCGCCATCCAGCAGGGGTGCCACCGCCTCGCCGGAAATCAACTGGACGCCGCAACGAACGGCCTCGTCCTGCAGCAGGGCATGCAGACGCTGCCGCTGCAGGGTCACGCTGGGCACAGCCAGCCGCACCGTGCGGCCGCCCGGCGCGGTCACCTCGAGGGAACCGAGGCAGCGACCGGCGCCACGCACCTGGTCCCCGACGCCAAGATCATCGAGAGCCCGCAAGGCATCGGGCAGCAGGCTATCACCACAGGTCTTGGGCTGCGGCCGGCGTGCCCGCTCGATCAGCAGAACCCGGCAGCCCTGGCGACCCAGGTGAACAGCTGCGGCACATCCGGCCGGTCCGGCCCCAACCACTACGACATCAGCATGCATGTTCAAACAGTTCCTGTCGATAACGTTGACTCGGGCGGTACCATTCTACACAGTCTGGCCGTTGCGTTTCAAGCACCGGCTTCTGCCCCCTGCTGCTTTCCAAAGGCCTTGAAATTTCGTCGATAAGTTCTATATTTCAGGTAAGAGCAAAACAGCTCGGAGGTGCTTATGCAAGGACTGATGATCCAGGACGAGTTACGGTGGCATGATCGCTGGTCATCCGAAATCGGCAAAAGGCTCAGCGTCAGGGACAGCACGCACCAGATGTTCGTCTTTGACGAGCGGCACACCCGCGAGGACATTCTCACGGTACTCACAGGCGTGCCTGCAGAACTCTACCGGCTGGTCGACGTGGAAGAAGCGGCCGATGAGAGCTGTGAATTCCAGGCCGATTCGGGGAAGTGCTACAAAGAGCTGCACTGAAAACGTGACCGGCATTCTTACTCCAGCAGCGATTCCAGCGCCCGGACCAGCAGAACGAAGGGATGAAAGTTGATCGGTGCGCTGCCGCGCATCCTTTCCGCAAGTCCCCGGAATGCCGGCATCTTCTGCCTCTTCGCGGTGGCAAAAGCCTCCAGATCGCCCGCCGACTCCAGCAGTAATACGCGTGTCAGCCGCAGGAGAACCGACGCAAAGCTCCCCTTGAGCATCTGTCGGGTCATCCGGTCCCAGCGGTCACGAACCGGCACCTCCTCCAGCCGACCGAGAATCCTGCCGATCCCGAGATGCTCCCGCAGCTCGTGAAAAGCTCGCGCCACGGCGTGCAGGTCGCTGCCGGTTTCTTCCATGAGGGTAATGACGGGAAGAAAATCCGCCACCAGCGGCAGAATCGACAGCTTCCGGGCAACCTCCGGCGGCAGGCCGGCCGCTTCCAGCTTCCGTGCAAACTCCTGGCAGGCATGCCATTCGGCCTCGGCGAGGACCCCGCTCAGACTCCGGCTGAACAGCTGGAACTGCGCCTGCAAGGCGGCGATCCTGGCCGCTTCCGACGTCAACTTCACACCGTGCTCGTGAGCCCAGAGACAGAGCGACGCCAGGGCCTTTTCGAGGCGCAGCAGCAACTGGTACTGCTGCCCGGCGGGCAGGCGGTCGTCGAAAACCAGGAGCTGCCGACGCAGATCGGTGCCGCCGATGATCCGATCGGCAGCAAGGTAGACCGCCACGACCTGAGCTATCGCGGCCCCGGATTGACGCCCCAGATGCACGACGAAAGGGCTGCCGGCCTGATCGACCAGCGCATTGGTGATCATGGTGGCGGTAATTTCCCTGGCCAGGGGGTGTCCGGGAAGATGGCCGGCAAACCGTGCCCGGATTGCCGACGGGAAATAGGCCTGAAGATGCTCGAGGATCCAGTCCCGGTCCGGCAGTTCGCTGTCGAGAAGCGCCTGATAAATCTGCATTTTGCTGTAAGCCATCAGGATGGCCAGTTCCGGACGGGTAAAGGCGCGATCCTTGCGGGCCAGGATTTCCCGGGCGGCGGGAAGGCACTCCCCCTGACGGTCGAGCAGACCGGAGGCGACGAGCCGGTCGGCCAGTTCGAGATAGGGCTCGACGTCCTCGGCGCAGCGCAGCTGATCCAGCGAAAGGCAAAGACTCTGGCCGTAGTTGTTGGCCAGAACCGCCGCGCAGACCTCATCGGTGACCTCCGACAACAGGCAGTCGCGCTCCGC contains:
- the smpB gene encoding SsrA-binding protein SmpB, with protein sequence MGIKIIATNKKAYHDYFIDEVVEAGMVLTGTEVKSMRLGKVNLKEAFCRIKDGEIFVNNMHISPYEMGGRENPDPTRMRKLLLHREEIVKLTRKVEEKGFSLVPTKIYFKESRVKLEIGIGRGKKLHDKRETLKSKEADR
- a CDS encoding SoxR reducing system RseC family protein, producing MLEEYGSVVELKGKMVAVVLCQKSSFCQNCASMQNCQVGDDNRSMLVEAHNLIGAAVGDKVRLVTSSKSFLQSSFLLYIVPLVALIIGALAGHAVGTRMAGGPDPNLLAALIGTAFLAGSFFIIRIGSRAIPKEAFMPRIAEILSADEALQEDLKHGH
- a CDS encoding amidohydrolase family protein — protein: MPKAKLYRARYLLPIAAEPLEDGALLVEGKRITAVGPFAALRRADAELVDCGDAVLLPPFANAHTHLELTHYPRWQSIVGETAAPGSFVDWILQVIRVKRRMVPDRYLLSLQEGIRLALAAGTGAVGDILSCFPARSAYAPAPLKGRLYYETLGLDPARNRELLRTIGELLDKGRVGFLEPGISPHSPYTLSAEYLEEIFDFARRRGVPVATHLAESADEVAFLRDADGPLAQVFYPYVGWREMLPPPARRTPLAYLAERGGLVAGNLLIHGVQVRAADAGRLARAGASVVLCPRSNARLGVGRAPVELYLKQGVPLALGTDSLASCDTLSLWDEIAFARNWFEGRLSPPQLLTMATRNGAAALGLGGEMGVLEVNRGAHFQVLVPPSLPPAADLAEFLCSPGRSAEVAALYLDGRDVLQKG
- the panP gene encoding putative pyridoxal-dependent aspartate 1-decarboxylase, with protein sequence MPKSRETARANLENLYRIFTVPEAPDSTLGAIDQAITDNLTGFLQTHIVALERNLEEIEADFSAAAIPEEPTFVSEYTEFVKEKLVAQSVHTAAPGFIGHMTSALPYFMLPLSRIMTALNQNLVKVETSKAFTPLERQVLAMLHRLVYRRDDAFYSQWIHNSRHALGAFCSGGTIANVTALWVARNRLFAPDGPFRGIAQEGLGRALKHLGCEGIAVLVSRRGHYSFGKAADLLGIGRDNLVMVDTDANNRIDLRLLKREYRRLQDANIRPLALVGIAGTTETGNVDPLEAMADLAAEFGCHFHVDAAWGGPTLFSDRHRHLLDGIARADSVTIDAHKQLYVPMGAGMVVFKDPTALSAIEHHAAYILRHGSKDLGSHTLEGSRPGKALLVHAGLSIIGRKGYELLIDLGIERARTFAGMIRRHAGFELTSEPELNILTYRYCPHAVQQKLAGATAAQSGRINAVLDQVNQLLQKYQREAGKTFVSRTRLRAAAYGSQEITVLRVVLANPLTTDEILSAVLAEQCEIVQQPEIRALLQQAETLCAGGDAGFQAGASCFL
- the panC gene encoding pantoate--beta-alanine ligase, with the translated sequence MEIITDVKQMQRLCLDLRREGKRIAFVPTMGYLHEGHLSLLREGRERGDVLVLSIFVNPTQFGQGEDFEAYPRDLSRDAEMARSAGTDLLFAPEARAMYPAGYATYVDVEGLTDTLCGRSRPGHFRGVTTVVAKLFGIVQPHEAFFGCKDFQQLAVIRRMTLDLNLPVEIVGMPIVREADGLAMSSRNVYLSPDQRQQALVLSRAMATAQQMARDGVRDCDEILAALRSMIEEQKAARIDYLQICHQSTLQEQDRVDSDSVLLMAVFVGKTRLIDNGCLLQ
- the panB gene encoding 3-methyl-2-oxobutanoate hydroxymethyltransferase, whose product is MDKQKTILDIRRMKDAAEKITVLTAYDYPFARLMDQAGIDMILVGDSVGTVFSGYDNTLPVTVEEMLYHTRAVVRGTRRALVVADMPFLSYQVDLREARYNAGRLVKEGGAQAVKLEGGAHVAATVRAIVDMDIPVVGHIGLTPQSIHRMGGYRVQGREARQAQQILADARAIEEAGAFALVLEGIPAALAREITAALAIPTIGIGAGVDCDGQVLVIHDILGLCEKYSPKFVKKFADVSGTIRQGIDDYIREVKGAEFPDKEHSF
- a CDS encoding FAD-dependent oxidoreductase; the protein is MHADVVVVGAGPAGCAAAVHLGRQGCRVLLIERARRPQPKTCGDSLLPDALRALDDLGVGDQVRGAGRCLGSLEVTAPGGRTVRLAVPSVTLQRQRLHALLQDEAVRCGVQLISGEAVAPLLDGETVIGVNVRSERQPLFSIHAPLVILASGSRSGTLRDFGVCLQAEPSAVGIRAYFRNLSGEAADALHISYDRQMFPGYGWVFPLPDGLYNIGCGLFLHGADPSQTDLNRLFDYFLRSFPPARAVASLEDMVGVPCSGLLRTGLAGARSSRAGLLVAGEALGTTLPFTGEGVGKALETGLLAGQIAGEALRSGDFSGAFLARYGLTVEQRYRAAFQGYRRAQKWLNMPGLPDLLAWQVARKPLLREAAEMMLTGSLPPASIFSLSGLLGRPARSTPKQGELTA